CAAAAACTTTAGGCATTCTTAAAGACACGCTGTTAAGAAGCGGATCATTCACCTCGGTCATCGGGCAAAGGAAATGATTGGTGTATACATAAAACATAACTCCAGCATAGCCAGTGCTAATGGGAAGCAAGTAGCCCAAAAGAATGCCGATGGGATTGTGAATGTACAATAAAATGCTGAGATGAATCGCGGCAATCCAAAAGATTTCGATCGCAATAAGTCGGCGTTTGGCAGGGCTAACGACAACGGCAGCAGGAACATAATCTACATCGTCGCGGTTAAAGAAAAGGATTGAGGTTAGATGCCGAAAAGTATGGGTTCCCCAAGCTGTTAACATGCCAAAGGCAAGGAAGACCCCATTGACTTCGGCGGAAGGAATGACCAGATTTTGGATCCATTTGCCCCAGGTGTTATTTTGCTGAACCAGGTAGCTGCGATCGGGATCTTGCAGTGAGTTTGTTTGAGTATGGTGTTTGTGATTGTGAACCGCTTTCCAGAGTGTAGGCGGCATCCAGAGCAAAGACAACCCAATCAAAGCAATAAAATCTACTAAACGAGGATTTTTAATGACGCTGCCGTGCATCATATCGTGACAGGAAAACAGCAATGCCACGACGCTATTGCCCATGATTAAAGTGAGTGGTAAATAGAGCCAAAGCCAATAGATTGACCACAGATTAAGATGTTGAGCGATCGCCCATCCTAACAGCAAAATGAGAACATTAATCCCCAAAATAATCAGCTTACTAAAGCTCGGTATAAAAGCTTCTGGGGGCAGCAATGGGCGCAGAAATTTTACGTAATCTAATTGAGTTAGCATGATTCTCCAACAATAGAGGGTATATGACCTTTCGTTGAACTATCGTTGGATCATTTTCACTTAAAAATGGTGGTTGAGTATAGGGGTTAAGCTAAACTCCAGCACCCATTCAGTAACAAATTTCTCTCACGAGTCTGATATAGCCTAACAGAGTTTGGTGAGGCTGAATTCTGTTAGCACAGTTGTTCTATAGATGTTCTTAAAAGGAGTTCGGGTGTAATCATAGAAGTCTGTTAGAGGATGTTTGAAAAGTTATGGCAAGTCAGATTTTACGCCAATCGCCTCACCATAATCCGGATCATCGCCAGATAGATCAGAGTCTCTGAGGTCTGCGGAAGGTGTTCATAATCTTTGTTC
This is a stretch of genomic DNA from Timaviella obliquedivisa GSE-PSE-MK23-08B. It encodes these proteins:
- a CDS encoding fatty acid desaturase produces the protein MLTQLDYVKFLRPLLPPEAFIPSFSKLIILGINVLILLLGWAIAQHLNLWSIYWLWLYLPLTLIMGNSVVALLFSCHDMMHGSVIKNPRLVDFIALIGLSLLWMPPTLWKAVHNHKHHTQTNSLQDPDRSYLVQQNNTWGKWIQNLVIPSAEVNGVFLAFGMLTAWGTHTFRHLTSILFFNRDDVDYVPAAVVVSPAKRRLIAIEIFWIAAIHLSILLYIHNPIGILLGYLLPISTGYAGVMFYVYTNHFLCPMTEVNDPLLNSVSLRMPKVFDLLHFNFSYHTEHHLFPGLNSDYYPEVQTLLQTHYPEQFNLIPADKAWQLLLKTPRHYRDAQNLTDWTNQKTVTCPSLTKV